Within Vicia villosa cultivar HV-30 ecotype Madison, WI linkage group LG1, Vvil1.0, whole genome shotgun sequence, the genomic segment TTTGGTATGTCGAACTTAAGTCCTGTTGTAACACCGAAAAATCCTCGATTTAAGTTGAGTACGACTCAAAGTCCTATTACTGAAGTctaaagagcctatatgaatataATTCCATATGCTAGTATaataggttctttgatgtatgtcaTGGTTTGTACGAGGCCAGATATAACATATGTAGTGAGCCTTGTAAGCATGTATAAGGAAAATCTTGGAAAGGCGCACtgacaagcattgaagtggattctaaggtacataaacGAGTCTCCGAGCAAAGTCctgatttatggtggagcctgtgGTGATGATAGCAAAGTAGAAATTGAAGGATTTATCGACTCTAATTATGCAGGTGGTATGAAttctagaaaatatatttttagatatGTTTTGGAAAATGaaacttcagaaggttgttgttgAAGTCTGATCACATGTTAATGGAGAAGTCATGCATGCTGTAGTCAAAGTACGCTCAAATATATAGTAGTCGAAATTATATGTTTGTTACTATATCGAATTGGGTATGTTTATTTATCCCAATTGTTTAAGTTCACTTGTAACTTAAATTAGCTTAGTAGTCTATAAATAGAGTAGTTCTTGATCCCTTTTTCCCATTTAttgttattcacttgtaatctTTGAACCCTTATTGTCCAAATGAATAGTAAAACAGTTATAACTAAttctaattttcttcttcttccctcttcTATCTCTTTTATGAAAACCTAATAGGTtttcctatgtttgttaaaaaaaaactccatatttttcataattttggtttaaaaatatatatatatatatatatatatatatatatatatatatatatatatatatatatatatatatatatatatatatatatatatatatatatatatatgattcaaAACTATAATATTATCTAATATATAATACAATTTTACAAAAATCTCAATAATCAAAAGAGAATCAAGAGTTTAAGATAGAGAGAGTTGAAGTGTAATTTTAGTTTAGAAGGGGTTAATTAAGTTACttggtaaataaaaataaaagaagagaaaACAGACGAGTGGCACGTATGTAGGGGAAGTGAGCATAGCTGTCATACAAGAAAGAAATCAAGTGTCGATTTTCCATTGTAACAAACTCCATATACTTAACATAAACCTCTCCTTTTCAACAAGTCCATATACATAGCAAGTGAGTTTAGTTGGTTCCTATAGCTCAAACATGGAAGAAGACAAGGAAGAGGTGAAGACGATGGTCTCATCACAACCAGAAACAGATATCCAACTCACCAATGTTGATGTGAAACAGTACTCTTCTCCAAATGACTTAGAGACCTTCTACGTCAAACTCACTGACTTGTTGGACTCTTCTGGATACAATCTCATGTAACtcatttctttattctgcttctCATTTTCTGTTTTACcctttttttttatcttcattTGCATGTGTTTGTGGAGGGTTATTTTCGGTATTTGTTATTGTTGGGCTTGGTTGCTCAAAAATTGCATGCATTCAaagtttagtattttttttaaatgaaatgttTTGATTCTATTTCCCAGTTTGAATGTCCGAAAAACTTGCTTAGACTTGTACCTGTTTTACATGGAAGTCACCAAAAGAGGAGGTTATCACCAGGTACTTGTCTGGTTTTATCTATCTAACCATATGTTAATTTCTCAGTAACGCATGTGTATATattatatgaaaatttgtctctTTATGTTTCCAGGTTcgtaaggaaaagaaatggggTGAAATTGTTTCAGCACTGAAACTGGAAGGAAACAATGCAAGGCTATGTACTCAAGTTCAAAAGCTCTATGGAAAGCTTCTATACAAATTTGAGAAACTTTACTTCTACAGGTTTCCTGCGTCTCAAACTGCATCTGGCAGCACCAAAGGTTAATCTAACACACTCATTTGTGGTTGTGTCattgtatgatatttttgttGCATTTTGGTACTAACTTGAATATGTGTAGTTTAACCTTGAATACTACTTTATTTTATCAACACTGTCAATTTTTGTAAGGTTCAGCTAAAAGGAAGCAGGGATCAACATCAAGTTTATCCCAATTAGTGGATGATGGAGATTATCCGACAGCGGCAGAGATATCCAAGGACTGCCCTATCAATGTGACAGGTTATAACAATGTTAATGAGAGGAAAACTTATTTCATTGATTGAATAAAAATGATCACACTCAAGTGTTTGTATTTGGTAACTGAATTTACTAAGCTTCCAACACATGTTTGTTACTTATGCAGCAATACCTGAAGTGCAACTACAGACACCATCAAAGgacaaagaaaagaagaaaaagcgaGGTTGTCCAACGGGACGAAGTGGATATCAAATTTTCCTCAAGCAGGAATGTGCGCGATTAAAAGCTTCTGGTCAGGACATAGATGGCAAGCATATCCTGCGCGTGGCGGTGGAAGAATGGAATAAGTTGTCAGACATTGATAAACAGGTACAATAGATGAAATTGTTTTTGCTAGGAATTTTCCACTTCTAAGTTCTAAATACTTTTTCATGTAGCCATATGTGGAGGAAAGCAAGAAGATGAAGGAACAAAAGAAGGAAGCAATGATGACTGAAAATAATAAACAGAAGAGCACTCTAGATCTTAACAAGGATGAAAAGAAGGCTAATCTGTGTTGTGGTGACTACTACTGTGTAACTTTGCAACCTCAAGCAAATAACCCTCTTGTCAACAATGCAGCAGTGGATTTGGCTTATAAAATGACAGAAAAAACATCCAAAGATCCCTTCTTCCCATTTGATCTGGATGCTTATCGTTCCGTAGATTTGCTAACCGGGTTAGCAATCGGAGAACCCAAATAACTGTACTAGTTACTGGGCAAGTCTTTTTTGGTTTTTGAGGCAATGCTAAGCTATTGCCTGTGGCTGTGCATCAAGTAGTTTTCCCTTTTTGTGACTCAAACCAAGCTAAGCTGCTGTGTATTTATAGTTTTGAAACAGCAGCAACCAAGTTTGATGAATAGACATCAATGTTTGCACTAGTGAAGTATGTATATATAAACCTTATATATAACTTATGGAGGCTTGTCTTGTAATGCTAAACTTTGTTGGCTTGGTTAACCTTTATGACTGTAACTGAAAAACATATTGTGAGATGAACCTGTTATGTTATTCTAGAAAATAATACTAATAAGAAAAAGTAACTTAATTAGACAAAAAAAAATAGAGCAGAGGAGATGCATCAGTAATAAAGCAAGTGTAGCAAAATTTGTAGAATCAGCCTAATATCCAAAAAAAACTTGTTATGTTTACTAGTAGAATGGATGCAAAAGTTTGAACACTTAAAAATCCAAAAGCTTGAGAATctagataccacttgttagatcTATACACGcacataaaagaaaaagaaagaaagcaaAATTTATTTGTCTGCATTGCATTTCACACTCACCTGTTCTTGTGTACATATTCACTGGTTGCCGGTTGGACTCAAAGAGCTGGACTTAAAGAGCCTTAGGcgttataatttaaatttaaccAACTTAGTTAGTCACTCGTATAAGGAATAACTTA encodes:
- the LOC131615837 gene encoding high mobility group B protein 10-like gives rise to the protein MEEDKEEVKTMVSSQPETDIQLTNVDVKQYSSPNDLETFYVKLTDLLDSSGYNLILNVRKTCLDLYLFYMEVTKRGGYHQVRKEKKWGEIVSALKLEGNNARLCTQVQKLYGKLLYKFEKLYFYRFPASQTASGSTKAKRKQGSTSSLSQLVDDGDYPTAAEISKDCPINVTAIPEVQLQTPSKDKEKKKKRGCPTGRSGYQIFLKQECARLKASGQDIDGKHILRVAVEEWNKLSDIDKQPYVEESKKMKEQKKEAMMTENNKQKSTLDLNKDEKKANLCCGDYYCVTLQPQANNPLVNNAAVDLAYKMTEKTSKDPFFPFDLDAYRSVDLLTGLAIGEPK